The genomic window CGTTTACATTGGCAAAGTTTGTAGAGTGCAAGAATTTGATAGAACTTTAAGTTTGGTCGAGCAAATAAAGCAGCGATTCTGTGAGATTAATGGGTCGCTCATTGCTGCTTTGATTGTAGATGGGCTTTGCCGAGAGGGGAGGATTGAGAATGCTTGGCATGCTTTGGAGGAGCTTAGAAGCCGAGGCTGTAAACCTGATTTTATTGCATATAGGATAGTGTCAGAAGGATTTAGAGTGGTTGGTAGGGTGGAGGAAGCCATGAAGATTTTGAAACAGAAGAGGAAGCTTGGGGTGGCACCGAGAGCAAATGATTATAGGGAATTCATTCTTTCTTTGATATCAGATAGAAGAATTCGGGAGGCAAAGGAATTGGGTGAAGCAATAGTAGGGGGAGATTTTCCGATTGAGGATGATGTGCTTAATGCCTTGGTTGGATCGGTTTCAGCCATTGATCCTGACTCGGCAGTCTCATTCTGCATGTACATGATTGGGAAGGAGAGGTTCCCAAGCCTCACAATGCTGAGCAATTTGAGTAGGAATCTTTGCAAGAATGGGAAGAGTAATGAAATGTGGGATGTCTTTAAGGTCCTTTCAGAAAAGGGTTATTTTTCAGGGGTGGAGCAGTACAATGTGATGGTGTCATTCTTGTGCAAGGCTGGAAGACTGAGGGAAGCCTATGACATATTTAAGGAGATGAAGACAAAGGGATTTGGCCCGGATATTTCTTCTTATAATGTGTTGATGGAAGCTTGTTGCAGAGAGGACCTTCTACGCCCTGCTAAGAAGCTATGGGATGAGATGTTTGCGAACAGGTGTAGTGCAAATCTGCAGACTTATAATATCCTCATCCGAAAATTATTGGAAGCTGGGGAAATTGATGAAGCTCGGCACCTTTTTCATCACATGTTGGAGAAAGGAGTCACCCCTGATAGCATTACCTACACATCAATCATCAAAGCTTTGTGTCTAGAAAAGAGGTTAGACGAGGCAATTGACATCTATAACAAGTCCATGCAACAAGATGTTGTACTTGCTGGTTCTGCATTGAGTATGCTAACTCTTACTCTTTGTCAGGAAGGTATGTTTTTGACCAACTATGCATTTACATATGGTGTTCGATGTTTCTTTCTACTTGTTGGATATGACATATTTATTCATAAACTAGATGTTGCTTAAATTTATAAATTCTTTATCTAaacttttatttttaatatttttagcaTTATTGGATTTAAAATTAGATGAGCTTGTGGTAAGATTTAACTATTCCTTCTGAAAGCAATTGTTCAACACATAGTCAGATATTCCTCCCCATGCAATGTACTACTCCAAACTTGGAGAAAAGATTAATGATAAAGATAACCAGCAACATGCCCTACCAAGCCACATGTGCTTGGTTttatatatcataatttataaagATACCAAATGACCCAAATATATGCTAAATATGGTGACCTTTATGATAATTAACCTTTtcctttagtattttttttttttttaaatctttatacTGAAACATAGCCTTCTTTAGATTAATGATGGTAGGTGTACATGAGATGCCATTCTAGATATGCAAGTCAGAGCTCATCGCCATAACAAGAAcagaaaaatattatataattttgacTTTCTAAGCTGTGAATGCACAGAAAATTATATGTTGTTGCAGAGGTTATAGAATCTATTTTGTGATGTGCTTTTAGATGAAAATAAGATATAAAGATTACATAATCCAAAACATTTTCACAATTCGGTCAAAAACAAATTTTGACCTGACTGTGGATTTCAGTACAGTTCCTCCAAGTGCCTTATCTGTTTTAAATTACGATCCAAATTAAATCTGTCTATCACCACTTCTAGCCCTCTTTATTTTATAATAAGAATTTTTACATGTTGATTTATTAAAGTTcaaatcctcttcttcttcacagtaAATGATGTGTCCTTTGCTGCTAATTTCTTTGAGTTCAGGAGGTCCATAATAAATCAATAGAATTTAAGCTAGAACTTGCAAACTTGGTGCAAAATTCAAATAACTTGTAGGATTTTGGATGGAGTTGAAGCATGTGATACTTGACAAGCCCGAACAAGACCTTCTAAGCATGCAAATTGATTTTAATCTTGATGGCAACCCCAAAATTAAATTTGCAAATGGGCAGGTGAGTGAGAGAGATGATACG from Elaeis guineensis isolate ETL-2024a chromosome 9, EG11, whole genome shotgun sequence includes these protein-coding regions:
- the LOC105051017 gene encoding pentatricopeptide repeat-containing protein At5g14080; translation: MAPPPPAVANAARRLSRALLLAAKPSRSWTPALEQALHGFLLSPPHRPAAGPLTPSLVAAAIDPHLLRHHPLAVGLFHWASQQPGFSHSPESFHSLLKSLALSRQRHSLQSLLKLARAQKVPLFPSSYHLAISSLLLCGKTLEAAELIEQATADAGEELPPALYNSLLAALASDGFLQLARKVSDRMLRRGIMFNDVGFGVYIGKVCRVQEFDRTLSLVEQIKQRFCEINGSLIAALIVDGLCREGRIENAWHALEELRSRGCKPDFIAYRIVSEGFRVVGRVEEAMKILKQKRKLGVAPRANDYREFILSLISDRRIREAKELGEAIVGGDFPIEDDVLNALVGSVSAIDPDSAVSFCMYMIGKERFPSLTMLSNLSRNLCKNGKSNEMWDVFKVLSEKGYFSGVEQYNVMVSFLCKAGRLREAYDIFKEMKTKGFGPDISSYNVLMEACCREDLLRPAKKLWDEMFANRCSANLQTYNILIRKLLEAGEIDEARHLFHHMLEKGVTPDSITYTSIIKALCLEKRLDEAIDIYNKSMQQDVVLAGSALSMLTLTLCQEGDFVAASGVIRGLPSNIENYDSHVILLKSLTDAGEVEMAIKHIEWVRNNSASKLQAILDELLSSLSTAPNLEPILHFLRTMHGHGLVSDNSPWMNFLDGYCI